A window of Candidatus Nitrospira allomarina genomic DNA:
CGATGTGGCCCTCCATTTTCTGTGTCCCTGAAATGGTCCGTTATATGAATTTGGTGACATTTAATGCCGTTTTATTGCCGTCTTTAAGGCTGTGTTAATTATCAGTGGAGCCCTGGCTACTTGAGAAGACCAGGTGTACCATCATCCGAGGGTGAGATACTTAACAATCTGTTGGAGGATAGTTCTCCATGGAGGATTCGTAGGATGCCGACTCAACTCAATGAACAAAAGGGTTTCAGTTTAACGGAGCTGATGATCGTGGTGGCAATTATTGGAATTTTGGCGACGATAGCCATTCCAAATTTTTTGCGTTACCAGGCGAAGGCCAAGCAAACAGAGGCCAAAAGCAATTTGGTGGCAATCCATACCGCAGAAATTGCCTATTTTGCTGAAAATAATGGATATATAGACGATTTTAATGCAATTGGGTTTGGCATGAGTGGGTCTTCGCAGCGATATTTTTATAAAATCGGCAATGCCAATCTTGGAACTTTACCTCCCGGGTGTACCGACCCGAATTTGGATTCTGTGAGTGCATTAGGCTTTACGGCGGTTGCCATTGGAAACATTGATGGAGACGCAACCTGCGACGTGTGGACAATTAATGAGGGAAAGGTCATCACGAATGTGACAAATGATGTGTCTTCCTAGCGTTGTTGTATCAGAGCGCAATGCATTCAACGGAAACCAACTCAAGAAAAGTTGATTTTCCCCGAACTTAAACTGAATCGGTTAACGTGACCTCAGGAGGGGGCAACAGTGGACATACTCGAAAAAATAAAAAATCGGTCGGCCAAAGTTGGAGTGATTGGATTGGGCTATGTGGGGCTTCCCTTAGCCGTTCTTCAAGCTAAAGCGGGGTACCATGTATTTGGGGTGGATGAAGTGGTAGCCAAAGTTGAAATGGTAAATCAAGGGCGTAATTATATTTTGGATGTGGTGGACTCTGAGTTACAAGGAGTCGTAGAGCAAAAAAAACTACAGGCGACAACTGATTTCTCCGTGTTGCGACAGTGCGATGTCATACTTATCTGTGTGCCGACTCCTCTTACCAAAAATAAAGAACCGGATATCTCGGCGATTGTGAAAGTTCTTGGGCATCTTGCCGATTATTCACATCCGAATATGCTCGTTGTGTTAGAAAGTACAACCTATCCAGGAACAACCGAGGAGGTCATTTTACCTGCTTTGACAGCAAAAGGTTTAACGGCTGGAAAAGATCTCTTTGTCGCATTTTCGCCAGAACGGGTTGATCCCGGAAATGCAGAGTTTAAGACTCATAATACCTTTAAATTGGTGGGTGGTGTTACCAAAGTTTGCGGGGAAGTTGCCAAAGCCTTTTATGAACA
This region includes:
- a CDS encoding type IV pilin protein, whose amino-acid sequence is MPTQLNEQKGFSLTELMIVVAIIGILATIAIPNFLRYQAKAKQTEAKSNLVAIHTAEIAYFAENNGYIDDFNAIGFGMSGSSQRYFYKIGNANLGTLPPGCTDPNLDSVSALGFTAVAIGNIDGDATCDVWTINEGKVITNVTNDVSS